The following proteins come from a genomic window of Leopardus geoffroyi isolate Oge1 chromosome A3, O.geoffroyi_Oge1_pat1.0, whole genome shotgun sequence:
- the BCL2L11 gene encoding bcl-2-like protein 11 isoform X3 translates to MFPAAAAAAGAARARSAARGALGCPAERGGGWTASGRVCAAPGALNASSRLCLPRYLRADGQGAPGRRRARAGRRAARARTRRSEGKGRTKKDQMAKQPSDVSSECDREGGQLQPAERPPQLRPGAPTSLQTEQQGNPEGEGDRCPQGSPQGPLAPPASPGPFATRSPLFIFVRRSSLLSRSSSGYFSFDTDRSPAPMSCDKSTQTPSPPCQAFNHYLSAMVCMVTYCLARL, encoded by the exons ATGttcccggcggcggcggcggcggccggggcaGCGCGGGCCAGAAGCGCGGCGCGCGGAGCCCTCGGCTGCCCGGCGGAGCGCGGCGGCGGGTGGACGGCCAGTGGTCGGGTCTGCGCTGCCCCGGGGGCTCTGAACGCGAGTTCTAGGCTTTGTCTCCCGCGCTACCTTCGTGCTGACGGTCAGGGGGCTCCGGGTCGGCGAAGGGCGCGGGCAGGACGCCGCGCGGCCCGGGCTCGGACGCGACGCTCGGAAGGGAAGGGGCGGAC aaaaaaagaccaaatggcAAAGCAACCTTCAGATGTAAGTTCTGAGTGTGACAGAGAAGGTGGACAATTGCAGCCTGCTGAGAGGCCTCCTCAGCTCAGGCCTGGGGCCCCTACCTCTCTACAGACAGAGCAGCAAGGTAATCCTGAAGGCGAAGGGGACCGCTGCCCCCAAGGCAGCCCTCAGGGCCCGCTGGCCCCACCAGCCAGCCCCGGGCCTTTTGCTACCAGATCCCCGCTTTTCATCTTTGTCAGAAGATCCTCCCTGCTGTCTCGATCCTCCAGTGGGTATTTCTCTTTTGACACAGACAGGAGCCCGGCACCCATGAGTTGTGACAAATCAACACAAACCCCAAGTCCTCCTTGCCAGGCCTTCAACCATTATCTCAGTGCAATGG tatgtatgGTAACATACTGTTTAGCGAGATTATAA
- the BCL2L11 gene encoding bcl-2-like protein 11 isoform X4, with the protein MFPAAAAAAGAARARSAARGALGCPAERGGGWTASGRVCAAPGALNASSRLCLPRYLRADGQGAPGRRRARAGRRAARARTRRSEGKGRTKKDQMAKQPSDVSSECDREGGQLQPAERPPQLRPGAPTSLQTEQQGNPEGEGDRCPQGSPQGPLAPPASPGPFATRSPLFIFVRRSSLLSRSSSGYFSFDTDRSPAPMSCDKSTQTPSPPCQAFNHYLSAMGLFE; encoded by the exons ATGttcccggcggcggcggcggcggccggggcaGCGCGGGCCAGAAGCGCGGCGCGCGGAGCCCTCGGCTGCCCGGCGGAGCGCGGCGGCGGGTGGACGGCCAGTGGTCGGGTCTGCGCTGCCCCGGGGGCTCTGAACGCGAGTTCTAGGCTTTGTCTCCCGCGCTACCTTCGTGCTGACGGTCAGGGGGCTCCGGGTCGGCGAAGGGCGCGGGCAGGACGCCGCGCGGCCCGGGCTCGGACGCGACGCTCGGAAGGGAAGGGGCGGAC aaaaaaagaccaaatggcAAAGCAACCTTCAGATGTAAGTTCTGAGTGTGACAGAGAAGGTGGACAATTGCAGCCTGCTGAGAGGCCTCCTCAGCTCAGGCCTGGGGCCCCTACCTCTCTACAGACAGAGCAGCAAGGTAATCCTGAAGGCGAAGGGGACCGCTGCCCCCAAGGCAGCCCTCAGGGCCCGCTGGCCCCACCAGCCAGCCCCGGGCCTTTTGCTACCAGATCCCCGCTTTTCATCTTTGTCAGAAGATCCTCCCTGCTGTCTCGATCCTCCAGTGGGTATTTCTCTTTTGACACAGACAGGAGCCCGGCACCCATGAGTTGTGACAAATCAACACAAACCCCAAGTCCTCCTTGCCAGGCCTTCAACCATTATCTCAGTGCAATGG
- the LOC123581140 gene encoding uncharacterized protein LOC123581140 isoform X3, whose protein sequence is MDGAAGIVCSALADRAGLPDTSERTNAVAALKPRPEWVQGKAESRQLNNHLSSANPPQRAQAPEKSQGSRPARTAQPLLGGLREPAARLWPAAAAQCRGAGPQLPGQSGEHALPSQPALRSFTTPSRGIPARAVLRPSARSLSTDDPSPNWTCRGREPDPPDRRLPPSDKWDGYVHLCLHVLGKGAGGGADLTPVFVFRRHPARSRGFGGTPSLSPARNLR, encoded by the exons ATGGATGGTGCGGCTGGTATCGTCTGCAGCGCACTCGCAGACCGGGCAGGGCTCCCAGACACGTCCGAGAGAACGAACGCAGTAGCTGCCCTGAAACCTCGGCCTGAATGGGTACAAGGAAAAGCCGAGTCCCGTCAGTTAAATAACCACCTCAGTTCCGCAAATCCTCCGCAACGGGCCCAAGCACCCGAGAAAAGTCAAGGCTCCAGACCAGCTCGTACCGCGCAGCCGCTACTCGGGGGTCTCCGGGAGCCGGCCGCGAGGCTCTGGCCGGCTGCCGCAGCCCAGTGTCGTGGAGCGGGGCCCCAGCTCCCGGGACAGAGCGGAGAGCACGCGCTGCCTTCCCAACCGGCCCTGAGAAGCTTCACCACTCCCTCGCGCGGAATCCCGGCCCGAGCCGTACTTCGGCCAAGTGCCCGTAGCCTTTCCACGGATGACCCCTCACCAAACTGGACCTGCAGGGGAAGGGAACCCGACCCGCCTGATCGCCGCCTCCCGCCCAGCGACAAGTGGGACGGGTACGTGCATCTCTGCCTGCACGTGCTCGGGAAGGGAGCAGGAGGTGGAGCCGATCTGACTCCGGTGTTTGTGTTCCGTCGGCACCCGGCCCGCTCCCGGGGATTCGGAG GGACACCTAGCCTGTCTCCCGCGCGGAACCTCCGATAA
- the BCL2L11 gene encoding bcl-2-like protein 11 isoform X7: MFPAAAAAAGAARARSAARGALGCPAERGGGWTASGRVCAAPGALNASSRLCLPRYLRADGQGAPGRRRARAGRRAARARTRRSEGKGRTKKDQMAKQPSDVSSECDREGGQLQPAERPPQLRPGAPTSLQTEQQDRSPAPMSCDKSTQTPSPPCQAFNHYLSAMGLFE, translated from the exons ATGttcccggcggcggcggcggcggccggggcaGCGCGGGCCAGAAGCGCGGCGCGCGGAGCCCTCGGCTGCCCGGCGGAGCGCGGCGGCGGGTGGACGGCCAGTGGTCGGGTCTGCGCTGCCCCGGGGGCTCTGAACGCGAGTTCTAGGCTTTGTCTCCCGCGCTACCTTCGTGCTGACGGTCAGGGGGCTCCGGGTCGGCGAAGGGCGCGGGCAGGACGCCGCGCGGCCCGGGCTCGGACGCGACGCTCGGAAGGGAAGGGGCGGAC aaaaaaagaccaaatggcAAAGCAACCTTCAGATGTAAGTTCTGAGTGTGACAGAGAAGGTGGACAATTGCAGCCTGCTGAGAGGCCTCCTCAGCTCAGGCCTGGGGCCCCTACCTCTCTACAGACAGAGCAGCAAG ACAGGAGCCCGGCACCCATGAGTTGTGACAAATCAACACAAACCCCAAGTCCTCCTTGCCAGGCCTTCAACCATTATCTCAGTGCAATGG
- the LOC123581140 gene encoding uncharacterized protein LOC123581140 isoform X2, which translates to MDGAAGIVCSALADRAGLPDTSERTNAVAALKPRPEWVQGKAESRQLNNHLSSANPPQRAQAPEKSQGSRPARTAQPLLGGLREPAARLWPAAAAQCRGAGPQLPGQSGEHALPSQPALRSFTTPSRGIPARAVLRPSARSLSTDDPSPNWTCRGREPDPPDRRLPPSDKWDGYVHLCLHVLGKGAGGGADLTPVFVFRRHPARSRGFGGIYLAFLSPRVRVRHWGDEGQGKGAEGVAAGAGRSEQPAAMLAAVGLGRAGRLQESGGSGGGGDARRSALTRSEPGGCAERSETCTALQLGSGWWPRARTQSL; encoded by the coding sequence ATGGATGGTGCGGCTGGTATCGTCTGCAGCGCACTCGCAGACCGGGCAGGGCTCCCAGACACGTCCGAGAGAACGAACGCAGTAGCTGCCCTGAAACCTCGGCCTGAATGGGTACAAGGAAAAGCCGAGTCCCGTCAGTTAAATAACCACCTCAGTTCCGCAAATCCTCCGCAACGGGCCCAAGCACCCGAGAAAAGTCAAGGCTCCAGACCAGCTCGTACCGCGCAGCCGCTACTCGGGGGTCTCCGGGAGCCGGCCGCGAGGCTCTGGCCGGCTGCCGCAGCCCAGTGTCGTGGAGCGGGGCCCCAGCTCCCGGGACAGAGCGGAGAGCACGCGCTGCCTTCCCAACCGGCCCTGAGAAGCTTCACCACTCCCTCGCGCGGAATCCCGGCCCGAGCCGTACTTCGGCCAAGTGCCCGTAGCCTTTCCACGGATGACCCCTCACCAAACTGGACCTGCAGGGGAAGGGAACCCGACCCGCCTGATCGCCGCCTCCCGCCCAGCGACAAGTGGGACGGGTACGTGCATCTCTGCCTGCACGTGCTCGGGAAGGGAGCAGGAGGTGGAGCCGATCTGACTCCGGTGTTTGTGTTCCGTCGGCACCCGGCCCGCTCCCGGGGATTCGGAGGTATTTACCTTGCGTTTCTCAGTCCGAGAGTCAGAGTCAGACATTGGGGGGACGAGGGCCAGGGAAAGGGCGCCGAGGGGGTGGCGGCGGGAGCGGGGCGAAGCGAGCAGCCCGCGGCGATGCTGGCCGCAGTTGGGCTGGGGCGCGCAGGGCGACTTCAAGAATCCGGTGGCAGTGGTGGCGGCGGCGACGCGAGACGGAGCGCTCTTACAagatcagaacctggaggctgcgcGGAGCGAAGTGAAACCTGCACAGCCCTGCAGCTCGGCTCTGGCTGGTGGCCCCGCGCCCGCACCCAATCACTGTGA
- the LOC123581140 gene encoding uncharacterized protein LOC123581140 isoform X1, with protein sequence MDGAAGIVCSALADRAGLPDTSERTNAVAALKPRPEWVQGKAESRQLNNHLSSANPPQRAQAPEKSQGSRPARTAQPLLGGLREPAARLWPAAAAQCRGAGPQLPGQSGEHALPSQPALRSFTTPSRGIPARAVLRPSARSLSTDDPSPNWTCRGREPDPPDRRLPPSDKWDGYVHLCLHVLGKGAGGGADLTPVFVFRRHPARSRGFGAEAKTCAWNRGGAPGTQKRAGPLPPAEGLRRRPRALGGLQEFLSQPLWGRRGDWVDPRTRRSKIEQRVSKLSSLRVWGAGRDPDLQGCSPSSLSPHVIVLGSLLLPSGRDT encoded by the exons ATGGATGGTGCGGCTGGTATCGTCTGCAGCGCACTCGCAGACCGGGCAGGGCTCCCAGACACGTCCGAGAGAACGAACGCAGTAGCTGCCCTGAAACCTCGGCCTGAATGGGTACAAGGAAAAGCCGAGTCCCGTCAGTTAAATAACCACCTCAGTTCCGCAAATCCTCCGCAACGGGCCCAAGCACCCGAGAAAAGTCAAGGCTCCAGACCAGCTCGTACCGCGCAGCCGCTACTCGGGGGTCTCCGGGAGCCGGCCGCGAGGCTCTGGCCGGCTGCCGCAGCCCAGTGTCGTGGAGCGGGGCCCCAGCTCCCGGGACAGAGCGGAGAGCACGCGCTGCCTTCCCAACCGGCCCTGAGAAGCTTCACCACTCCCTCGCGCGGAATCCCGGCCCGAGCCGTACTTCGGCCAAGTGCCCGTAGCCTTTCCACGGATGACCCCTCACCAAACTGGACCTGCAGGGGAAGGGAACCCGACCCGCCTGATCGCCGCCTCCCGCCCAGCGACAAGTGGGACGGGTACGTGCATCTCTGCCTGCACGTGCTCGGGAAGGGAGCAGGAGGTGGAGCCGATCTGACTCCGGTGTTTGTGTTCCGTCGGCACCCGGCCCGCTCCCGGGGATTCGGAG CAGAGGCCAAGACGTGCGCTTGGAACAGAGGGGGCGCTCCGGGCACGCAGAAGCGGGCTGGGCCGCTGCCGCCAGCCGAAGGCCTCAGGAGGCGCCCCCGAGCCCTTGGTGGGCTGCAGGaatttctctctcagcctctttgGGGCAGACGCGGGGACTGGGTTGACCCGAGAACACGCAGGTCCAAGATTGAGCAGAGGGTTTCAAAGCTTTCCTCACTCAGAGTCTGGGGTGCTGGGAGAGACCCCGATCTGCAGGGCTGCTCACCTTCCTCGCTCTCGCCTCACGTGATTGTCTTAGGCTCCCTCCTCTTGCCATCTGGCAGGGACACCTAG